AGCTTTATTGACTATTTTGAAGACAGGGATTGGATGGTTTTTGATGCGGAAAGCGGCGAATCCGCGTTAGAACTGCTCAAAAACCAGGTCTGTTCCGCTGCCATCGTAGATATACGCATGACCGGAATGGATGGTGAAACGTTTATCAGGCAGGCATCAAAAAAATACCCTGATATGGTTTTTGTCATCTGTACAGGGTCTCCTGAGTATGAAACCTCTGAAGATCTTCGTCAATGTCCCAATGTCGCGGATCAGGTGTTTGGAAAGCCGGTAACAAACATTGATAAATTAGAAAATACAGTCATAAAGATATTAGCCGATGCAAAGGTATAAAATCATTGCCCCCCCGGGTTCATCCCATAAAGGGGAAGTGACAGCTGAATCAAGAGCCAGGGAGCGGGATAGATATTTTATCATATAGTTAGCTGTTTGCTTCAGGCAGTTAACGACTAAGGGAAGGTCTCAATGAAAAAGACAACTGTGCCCAACACCCTATCCTTAAAAAACTCGGCTTTGAATCCATTTGTACTTTTGATTCTCTTTGGCGTTCTTTTATACGCTTGCGGACCTGAAGAACCGGTGCGAATCGGTTTTATTACCGGCACTGCAGGACACATGGCCGATGTAGAAATAACTGCACGCTATGCAATCCAGATGGCGGTGGACCAGTGCAATGAAACAGGGGGCATCCACGGCCGTCGGGTAGAATTGCTTGTCAGGGACAAACAACAGAATGCCGATGACGCGGTTAAGGATGTAAAGGAGTTGATTGCCCAAAGGATTGACGCCATGATTGGTCCGTTGTCCAGCAGCATCGCCATAGCGATCCTGCCCAGCCTGAACCAACACCGGATGACCACAGTCTCTCCTACGGCGTTAAGTCCACTGCTGGCCGGCCATGACGACTATTTTTTCCGCGTCTGCCCTTCGTCCAAAGATCTTTCATGCCTCACAGCCGAGTACCAAATCCGTTTGGGGAATATGCGACGTATCGCCATTGCTTATCATGGTGGAAACCCTTCTTTTTGTGAACCCTTTATAGAAACATTTCAAAACAAGTTCCATGCCGCCGGCGGCACAATTGTCACTAAAATCGCATTTATGCCCAATGAGGGGCGCTCTTTTTTTCAAGTCGCCGAAGCGTTGTTGAGGGAAGAACCTGACGGCATCCTGATCATTGCCAATGCTATGGATTCGGCAATCCTATGTCAACAGATCCGCAAAATTAATTCTTTGGTCAAAATAACCATATCAAGCTGGGGCGCGACCCAGCAATTCATCGAACTGGGCGGCAGAGCCATTGAAGGCGTTACCTTGGCCACTGCCATGGATTTAAACAGCCCGCTGCCCCGGTATCAGGAATTTCGAAAAAACTTTTTTGATCGTTACCAACACGAACCCAATATATTCAACTTTTATCCCTACAATGCGGCCCAGGTGGTTCTAACGGCCCTGAAGGCCCAAAAAAAAGGCCAAAGCTTAAAGGCAGTCCTTCTCTCAATCGGCAAATTCGACGGACTCCAGGGCAAAATCATCTTTGACGCATACGGGGATGTGAAAAAAGCCGCTTTTATGCGCATTATCCGCGACCAGAAATTTGCCGAACCGGAGTGATCCCATGTCGTCTCATATCTCCTTGAAAACTTATATTTCCAGACATCTTGGTGCTGTGGCAATCCTGCCGGTGCTCATCATTTCCGGCCTGACTTTGGGCGTCATGATGCCGGCCATCAAGACCCGGACCGGCACGCTTCAACAGGGCCTGGCGCGTTCAATTGCAGATCAGCTTTCTGCCCGCCTTGAGGGAGGAGAGCGCCAACTCACTGCCCTGGCAGCTTATCTGGATAAGCGGCAGTTCACCCCAGGTTCGACCCTGACGGATCTGCTGGACACCCAGTGCGGCAATGGAGAGTTCTTTGAGGTTCTGTTCATCACCGACGATACAACATTTACCATTCAGGCGGCCGGTTTGACACCAAGCCGTCGGCAGCGGCGCTCTGATTTCATTGGAATGGACCTTTCCGGCCGCCGGTTCATCTATCCCCCCACAGGGACAAAAAAGCCGGCCTGGTCAAAATACTTTCTGTCTACGGTGAACAGCAGGCCGGCAGTTGCACTGACCCTTCCATTGACCCATGGTTTCCTAATTGGGGAACTCTCCCTGGACAATCTGGCCGGATTCATAAAGACACTCTCTCCCAAATCTGAATTACTGACACTGATCATGGATAACCAAGGAACCATTGTAACCGATTCTCAAAGGAGATACTGGGGACAATCTCTGCCTGATGATGGAATGACCAGGACAAAATTAACGAATAAATCCTGGACGGTTTCAGGGTCATTTGAATTCAATGGGCAAAAGCTGCTGGGTGCCGTAGCAAAGGTGGAAAAAACCGACTGGAAAATCCTGGCCGCCCAGTCGGTGCATAAAGCTTTTGAGCCGCTGTGGGATATCCTCTCCCTGATTGGTATGGGGCTTGGCACCGCCATGCTCCTTGTCTTGCCCATAGCCTGGTTTTTGGCGGGCAGGTTTTCCCGCATTTTTACCTCCTATGCCGAACAGGCAGCATCCATTGCCGGGGGGAACTATGATATTAGCTGGCCTGAGTGCAAAACAAAAGAAGCACTCCTGTTAGGCCAAAGCCTTGCAAACATGGCCCAAACAATAAAGCAGCGGGAAAGGGAACTCAAAACCGAAGAACAGCGCACCCGGGATCTTCTGATCAATGTTCCAGGTGTGATATATCAGTACACTTTTAACCCTGGTTCTCCTAATACAGGGACTTTTTCCAGCCCGGCTCTGGAAAAAAGCCTTGAAATGTTCGGGCTTGATTTTGAACAAAAAAATTTTGTGGATCTTTTTGAGGCCGGCATTCCGGAAAATGACCGGGCCCGTTTTCGCCTGTCCGTGAAAGAAGCGATTGAATCCGCAAGCCCCTGGCATTATGAAGGGAAGTTCATCAAACCCTCCGGAGAAGAGATCTGGTTTGACGGCCGCTCCCATCCCCGCCGGACAGATGACGTAATTTCACATTACGGCGTGTTCACGGATATCACCCAGCGCAAGGAACTGGAAGCATCCTTACGACTGACCCAATTCTGCTTTGACAAGGCGCCCATCGGTATCTGGCGAATGGGAAAAAACGGCCAAGTTCTGGATGTGAACGAGCAGGCCTATAAAAGCCTGGGCTATTCCAAAGAAGAATTATGCCAAATGTCCGTGTTTGACTTTGCCCCGGGATTCACCACCAAGGACTGGGAAAACGCCATGGACCATTTGAACAGGGCAGACCCCAGCCCGCTTGAATCCCTCCACCAGCACAGGAACGGCGAGGTATTCCCCATCCAGGTTATACAGAAACTTATGGTCTTTGAGGATCGGGAATACTGCATGGCGTTTGTTCAGGACATCACCGAACGAAAACAGATGGAAGAAATAATGATCCAAAACGAAAAAATGCTTTCCGTAGGGGGCTTGGCCGCCGGCATGGCCCATGAAATCAACAATCCACTGGCCGGCATGGTCCAAACCGCACAGGTAATGGCCCAACGTCTTACGGCAGACCTTGATATCCCGGCCAGCCGTAAAGCGGCCAAAGCAGCCGATACAAGCATTGAATCCATTGGTCGGTTCATGGAAAATAGAGGCATACCGCGAATGATTCAAACTATTGTTGAATCAGGACACCGGGTGTCTGAAATTGTGAACAACATACTCAGCTTTTCCAGGAAAGACGAAACGACCATATCCTCCCATCACCTGGACAAAATCATAAACAAAACCATTGAACTTGCAGCAACAGATTACAATTTGAAAAAGGACTATGACTTTAAACAAATTACAATCTCCAGGGAATACGACGACAGCCTTCCTGCCGTTCCCTGCCAGGTCGGCAAAATCCAGCAGGTGGTGCTCAATATTCTGACCAACGGCGCCCAGGCCATGCAGGAGGCAGGAACACCTAAGCCCCGATTCATCCTCAGGACGTATAGAGATTCGGACAGGGATATGGCCTGCATTGAAATTGAGGACAACGGACCAGGGATGGATGAACAAGTGCGCAAGCACATTTTTGATCCATTTTTCACAACCAAACCCGTGGGGGTGGGTACAGGACTTGGCTTAAGTGTTTCTTATTTCATCATCACTGAAAACCATAAAGGGGAAATGACGGTTGAGTCGAGTCCGGGGGCAGGTGCGAAGTTTATTATAAAGTTAGCTGTCAGCAATAGCTAACTGCGATGATCCAACAAACCACGGTGGCCGGCATCATGAAAGATGAAAACAAAACAAAAGTCCAGCTGATCAAAGAATTGCAGCAAATGCGCAAACGCGTTGCTGAATTGGAACAGAACAGCACGATTGAAGATCATCAAAAAGCACATGACAAAGCCCTGCAGGCAAAAGTCATCTCAGAAAAAAAACAAACTGAAGCGTCCCTGAGCCTGAGCAAATTTTGCATTGATCGAGCAAATATCGGGATTTACCAGGTTGGAATAGACGGGAGAATTCTCGATGTAAACCCCTATGCTGCACGGATGCTGGGATATACCACAGAAGAGCTGACAAGATTATCGATTTGCGATATTGATCCATTCGTTTCTGCCGGCACCATGGGTTTAGACATAGAGCATCTTTCCGCCCGCGGTCGGAAAAATACGTTTGAAACAGTTCACATAAAAAAGAACGGAGCCAGAATTCCGGTAGAAGTCGCCGGGAATATTCTAGAATATCAGGGACAGTGGTATTCTATTGCTTTTGTTAAGGACATTACAGAACGTAAACGAACCGAGGAATCCATGCGGCTTTCCCGATTCATCATTGACAACGCAAATGTCGGTATCTATCGAATCGCTCCCAATGGCCGAATTAAAGAAGTGAACCCAAAAGCGGCGCAGCTTCTCGGCTATACAAAAGAGGAATTGGAGTCTTTGTCCATGTCCGACATTGATCCGCAGGTTGCCCGTGAAGACTGGAATACCAATTGGCGTAGATTAAATCTTCAGGGCATACGAAACCTGGAAAGGACGCATCTGAAAAAAGACGGTTCCGTGATTTTTGTTGGGGTGCACAGCAATCTTCTGGAATATGGGGACCGGCAATACGCCATTGCCTTTGTTCAGGACATTACCGAACGTAAGGGAATGGAAGAGATGATAATTCAGAGCGAAAAGATGCTCTCCGTGGGCGGGCTGGCCGCAGGCATGGCCCACGAAATCAACAACCCCCTGGCCGGGATGTTGCAGACTGCCCAGGTAATGTCCCAGCGACTCACGGCAGGTGCGAATCTTACGGCCAACAAAAAAGCGGCCAAAGAGGCAGGAACCAGCATCGAAGCCATAGACAGATTCATGCAGGCAAGGGGAATTCCACAAATGCTTCTTGCCATCACCGAATCGGGACAACGGATGGCGGACATTGTCAGTAATATCCTCAGCTTTGCCAGAAAGGACGAATCAGACCTATCCTCCCATTCCCTGAACCAAATTCTGGATAAAACCATCGCGCTTGCGGCCACAGACTATAACCTGAAAAAAAATTACGATTTCAAACAAATTAAAATCACCAGGGAATATGATGATAACCTGCCTGATATCCCCTGTCAGGCAGGCAAAATCCAGCAGGTGATTCTCAACATTTTGACCAACGGGGCCCAGGCCATGCAAGAGGCAGACACACTTGAACCCCAATTCATCCTCAGAACCTATGCAGATCCGGTCCGGAATAGGGTCTGCCTGGAAATCGAGGACAATGGGCCCGGGATGGATGAAAAGACCCGCAAGCACATTTTTGATCCGTTTTTTACCACCAAACCCGTGGGGGTAGGCACAGGACTTGGCTTAAGTGTTTCCTATTTTATCATCACTGAAACCCATAAAGGGGAAATGATGGTTGAATCAAGTCCGGGTGCAGGCGCAAAATTTATTATACAGTTGGCTGACAGTTATGAGTTATGAGTTATGAACGAACAATCACTATGGACAACAAAATGAAAGATGAGGAAAAAAACAAATCCCAGCTGATAAATGAACTGCAGGAGATGCGAAAACAGGTAGCAGCCCTGACCCGGCCCATGGAGGATGTGGAAAACATTGTATTTGAAGACCTCTTTAACCTGGCTGATATTCAGCATCTTCAGGACCTGTATGCCAAGGCTTTTGGTGTGGCAGCCCTGATCACCCGCCCGGACGGCACCCCCATCACCCGGCCAAGTGAATTTACAGCGCTATGCAGCCAATTTATCCGAAGCACCCCAAAGGGCAGCAAAAACTGCCATAATTCCGATGCGATCGTCGGGAGTCACAACCCCTTTGGCCCGACTATCCAGCAGTGCCTGAGCGCAGGTTTATGCAACGCCGGGGCCAGTATTACCGTTGGCGGATGCCATGTTGCCAACTGGCTGATCGGCCAGGTCCGCAATGAAAACCAGAAAGAAGAAGATATCATGACTTACGCCCGAGAACTTGGCGCCAACGAATCTGCGTTCCGTGCCGCATACCGGAAAGTGCCCGTG
This window of the uncultured Desulfobacter sp. genome carries:
- a CDS encoding PAS domain S-box protein, with amino-acid sequence MSSHISLKTYISRHLGAVAILPVLIISGLTLGVMMPAIKTRTGTLQQGLARSIADQLSARLEGGERQLTALAAYLDKRQFTPGSTLTDLLDTQCGNGEFFEVLFITDDTTFTIQAAGLTPSRRQRRSDFIGMDLSGRRFIYPPTGTKKPAWSKYFLSTVNSRPAVALTLPLTHGFLIGELSLDNLAGFIKTLSPKSELLTLIMDNQGTIVTDSQRRYWGQSLPDDGMTRTKLTNKSWTVSGSFEFNGQKLLGAVAKVEKTDWKILAAQSVHKAFEPLWDILSLIGMGLGTAMLLVLPIAWFLAGRFSRIFTSYAEQAASIAGGNYDISWPECKTKEALLLGQSLANMAQTIKQRERELKTEEQRTRDLLINVPGVIYQYTFNPGSPNTGTFSSPALEKSLEMFGLDFEQKNFVDLFEAGIPENDRARFRLSVKEAIESASPWHYEGKFIKPSGEEIWFDGRSHPRRTDDVISHYGVFTDITQRKELEASLRLTQFCFDKAPIGIWRMGKNGQVLDVNEQAYKSLGYSKEELCQMSVFDFAPGFTTKDWENAMDHLNRADPSPLESLHQHRNGEVFPIQVIQKLMVFEDREYCMAFVQDITERKQMEEIMIQNEKMLSVGGLAAGMAHEINNPLAGMVQTAQVMAQRLTADLDIPASRKAAKAADTSIESIGRFMENRGIPRMIQTIVESGHRVSEIVNNILSFSRKDETTISSHHLDKIINKTIELAATDYNLKKDYDFKQITISREYDDSLPAVPCQVGKIQQVVLNILTNGAQAMQEAGTPKPRFILRTYRDSDRDMACIEIEDNGPGMDEQVRKHIFDPFFTTKPVGVGTGLGLSVSYFIITENHKGEMTVESSPGAGAKFIIKLAVSNS
- a CDS encoding PAS domain S-box protein: MIQQTTVAGIMKDENKTKVQLIKELQQMRKRVAELEQNSTIEDHQKAHDKALQAKVISEKKQTEASLSLSKFCIDRANIGIYQVGIDGRILDVNPYAARMLGYTTEELTRLSICDIDPFVSAGTMGLDIEHLSARGRKNTFETVHIKKNGARIPVEVAGNILEYQGQWYSIAFVKDITERKRTEESMRLSRFIIDNANVGIYRIAPNGRIKEVNPKAAQLLGYTKEELESLSMSDIDPQVAREDWNTNWRRLNLQGIRNLERTHLKKDGSVIFVGVHSNLLEYGDRQYAIAFVQDITERKGMEEMIIQSEKMLSVGGLAAGMAHEINNPLAGMLQTAQVMSQRLTAGANLTANKKAAKEAGTSIEAIDRFMQARGIPQMLLAITESGQRMADIVSNILSFARKDESDLSSHSLNQILDKTIALAATDYNLKKNYDFKQIKITREYDDNLPDIPCQAGKIQQVILNILTNGAQAMQEADTLEPQFILRTYADPVRNRVCLEIEDNGPGMDEKTRKHIFDPFFTTKPVGVGTGLGLSVSYFIITETHKGEMMVESSPGAGAKFIIQLADSYEL
- a CDS encoding response regulator gives rise to the protein MEEIKKNILVVDDEIYIRQSFIDYFEDRDWMVFDAESGESALELLKNQVCSAAIVDIRMTGMDGETFIRQASKKYPDMVFVICTGSPEYETSEDLRQCPNVADQVFGKPVTNIDKLENTVIKILADAKV
- a CDS encoding ABC transporter substrate-binding protein; its protein translation is MKKTTVPNTLSLKNSALNPFVLLILFGVLLYACGPEEPVRIGFITGTAGHMADVEITARYAIQMAVDQCNETGGIHGRRVELLVRDKQQNADDAVKDVKELIAQRIDAMIGPLSSSIAIAILPSLNQHRMTTVSPTALSPLLAGHDDYFFRVCPSSKDLSCLTAEYQIRLGNMRRIAIAYHGGNPSFCEPFIETFQNKFHAAGGTIVTKIAFMPNEGRSFFQVAEALLREEPDGILIIANAMDSAILCQQIRKINSLVKITISSWGATQQFIELGGRAIEGVTLATAMDLNSPLPRYQEFRKNFFDRYQHEPNIFNFYPYNAAQVVLTALKAQKKGQSLKAVLLSIGKFDGLQGKIIFDAYGDVKKAAFMRIIRDQKFAEPE